A genomic window from Desulfonatronovibrio magnus includes:
- a CDS encoding MATE family efflux transporter — translation MDSLSSSYRSIWRLAWPQVIMMLFHFLIGFVDVWVAGRLGRDVQACMGIITQALFFFLVVAIALANGSVAAISQAYGAGLVRRVQRYIGLGLEIGVILGLIFLILGMLFRDAFLDLLHIPEDITHIAAYLLKVYLYVLPGYYLLIVSNAFFRAQKKVMIPLYAMMIVTVVNTFGDFAFGLGWWGFPQFGYKGLAWSTFASIICGMLFCLIVLYRQGFLKIKSFAPWRWIRKAFPYLFKVAWPAGLMQIVWHSAYMVLYAITAALPVGSVIALAGMSAGIRVESLLFLPGFAFNFTASILVGNYLGQGDVQGAKRMGYLVMLFGLGLVSTFTLILWLFIEPISHFIAPDPEVSVEAINYLKFNMAAMPFLLISMILGGALTGAGATFYQMIVMGSSAWLIRIPLAYYLGHIYMQEATGIWLAMLISMVIQSVLMLYFYQFKDWTKFAQRRGRRIQQPNNTINKLKAGK, via the coding sequence TTGGATTCACTGAGTTCCTCATATAGAAGCATCTGGAGGCTGGCATGGCCCCAGGTGATTATGATGCTTTTTCATTTCCTCATTGGTTTTGTGGATGTCTGGGTTGCAGGAAGGCTGGGCAGAGATGTTCAGGCCTGCATGGGAATCATTACCCAGGCTCTGTTCTTTTTTCTTGTTGTGGCCATTGCTCTTGCCAACGGTAGTGTGGCTGCCATCAGTCAGGCATACGGTGCAGGCCTGGTGCGCAGAGTGCAGCGATATATCGGTCTGGGGCTTGAGATAGGTGTAATTCTCGGGCTGATTTTTTTGATTCTGGGAATGCTTTTCCGGGACGCATTTCTGGATCTCTTGCACATCCCTGAGGATATAACACATATTGCAGCTTACTTGCTCAAAGTATACCTGTATGTCCTTCCTGGATATTATCTGCTCATTGTTTCCAATGCCTTTTTCAGGGCCCAGAAAAAAGTCATGATCCCCTTGTATGCCATGATGATTGTGACTGTAGTCAATACTTTCGGTGACTTTGCCTTTGGACTTGGCTGGTGGGGTTTTCCTCAGTTTGGCTATAAAGGTCTGGCCTGGAGTACCTTTGCCTCAATAATTTGTGGCATGCTTTTTTGCCTTATTGTGCTTTACAGGCAGGGTTTCCTTAAAATTAAAAGCTTTGCTCCATGGCGCTGGATCAGGAAGGCTTTTCCATATCTTTTCAAGGTGGCCTGGCCTGCGGGACTTATGCAGATAGTCTGGCATTCAGCCTATATGGTATTATACGCCATTACCGCAGCCCTGCCTGTAGGCAGCGTGATTGCGCTTGCTGGAATGAGCGCGGGAATCAGGGTGGAATCGCTTCTGTTTTTGCCCGGCTTTGCGTTTAACTTTACTGCTTCCATTCTGGTAGGCAATTATCTTGGACAGGGAGATGTCCAGGGTGCTAAACGCATGGGTTATCTGGTCATGCTTTTTGGTCTGGGACTTGTGAGTACGTTTACTCTTATATTGTGGCTTTTTATAGAGCCCATATCCCACTTCATCGCACCTGACCCAGAGGTCAGCGTTGAAGCGATCAATTATCTGAAATTTAATATGGCCGCCATGCCCTTCCTGCTTATATCCATGATTCTCGGAGGGGCGCTTACAGGGGCGGGGGCTACTTTTTATCAAATGATTGTTATGGGCAGCTCTGCCTGGCTGATTAGAATTCCTCTTGCTTATTACTTAGGTCATATATATATGCAGGAAGCTACAGGTATATGGCTGGCCATGCTGATTTCTATGGTGATACAGTCCGTGCTTATGCTTTATTTTTATCAGTTCAAAGACTGGACAAAATTTGCGCAAAGAAGAGGTCGCAGAATTCAGCAACCCAACAACACAATAAACAAACTAAAGGCTGGAAAGTGA
- a CDS encoding rhomboid family intramembrane serine protease produces MNEDFRNILEDLRIPGIAHPDEQKKAEWELVLIAMGIDHAWGEDGELLVPKSQAVKAIDEIRLYEEEEKQFPKTKALPVLQQQNVYANLFVLSLLLLFFTIVYEGLGGPEWSTLPWLEQGRVDAARIMDGEIWRTVTALTLHSDPAHVLGNVIIGAPFILTVCTNLGMGLGWLAIILAGALGNYVNAWVMAPTHLSIGFSTSVFAAVGIMAITAIKHSRLSVTNAFVLGLALLALLGVGGENTDLGAHLFGLLAGFLIGWLAMVMRDTVENVSKVDFLFGMTAILLVVESWLIALFGEGLLDVFLVSF; encoded by the coding sequence ATGAATGAAGACTTCAGAAATATTTTGGAAGACCTGAGGATACCAGGTATTGCCCATCCTGATGAACAAAAAAAAGCAGAGTGGGAATTGGTACTTATTGCCATGGGGATTGACCATGCCTGGGGAGAAGATGGTGAACTGCTGGTGCCCAAGTCTCAGGCGGTTAAAGCCATAGATGAAATCAGGCTTTATGAAGAAGAAGAGAAACAGTTTCCTAAAACCAAGGCACTGCCGGTATTGCAACAGCAAAATGTTTATGCAAATCTGTTTGTTTTGTCGCTGCTTCTTTTATTCTTTACCATTGTTTATGAAGGTCTTGGTGGCCCTGAGTGGTCAACATTACCCTGGCTGGAACAGGGCCGTGTGGATGCGGCCAGAATTATGGATGGAGAAATATGGAGGACTGTTACAGCTTTGACCCTGCACAGTGATCCTGCTCATGTACTTGGAAACGTGATAATTGGAGCTCCTTTTATTCTTACTGTCTGCACCAATCTTGGAATGGGTCTGGGGTGGCTGGCCATTATTCTGGCTGGAGCTCTGGGCAATTATGTAAATGCCTGGGTTATGGCTCCTACTCATTTAAGTATTGGTTTTTCCACTTCAGTTTTTGCCGCAGTGGGAATCATGGCCATCACCGCTATCAAGCATTCGAGGCTGTCTGTGACCAATGCCTTTGTTTTGGGATTGGCATTGCTGGCCTTGCTTGGAGTGGGTGGAGAAAACACTGACCTTGGAGCACACTTATTTGGATTGCTTGCGGGTTTTTTAATTGGCTGGCTGGCTATGGTTATGCGCGATACTGTGGAAAATGTAAGCAAGGTGGACTTTCTTTTCGGGATGACTGCTATATTGCTCGTTGTGGAAAGCTGGCTCATCGCTCTTTTTGGAGAAGGGTTACTGGATGTTTTTCTGGTATCATTCTGA
- the glnH gene encoding glutamine ABC transporter substrate-binding protein GlnH, whose amino-acid sequence MIRKFILTTLLAALLLITGVFAGPSHAKKLTVAVDTAFVPFEFRDPDTGEYVGFDIDLWAAIAEKIGVEYQLQPMDFSGIVPALQTGSVDAALAGITITAEREKVVDFSHPYYDSGLSIMVMADNDEIAGPEDIEGKRIAVRTGTTSANYAPRLNPSEIVQFPNIEAAYMEVRAGRVDAAMHDTPNVMYYINTAGDGQVKAVGPRMQAQSYGIGFPLNSSLRNDVNIAFLQLVESGKYAEIYRKWFGTDPNPR is encoded by the coding sequence ATGATCAGAAAATTTATTCTCACAACTTTGCTTGCAGCCCTGTTGCTTATCACAGGAGTGTTTGCCGGTCCATCTCATGCAAAAAAACTTACGGTCGCAGTTGACACAGCCTTTGTACCTTTTGAATTCAGAGATCCTGACACCGGTGAATATGTTGGATTTGATATTGATCTATGGGCTGCCATAGCAGAAAAAATCGGTGTTGAATATCAGCTTCAGCCTATGGATTTTTCCGGAATTGTCCCTGCTCTGCAAACCGGCAGTGTTGATGCTGCTCTGGCAGGAATTACCATCACTGCTGAAAGAGAAAAGGTTGTTGACTTCTCTCACCCATACTATGACAGCGGTCTGTCCATAATGGTCATGGCTGATAATGACGAAATAGCTGGCCCCGAAGACATTGAAGGCAAGCGTATCGCAGTGCGCACAGGCACCACCAGTGCCAACTATGCCCCAAGACTAAACCCTTCAGAGATTGTTCAGTTTCCCAACATTGAAGCAGCTTACATGGAAGTTCGGGCTGGCAGAGTAGATGCAGCAATGCACGATACCCCCAACGTAATGTACTACATAAATACAGCAGGAGACGGTCAGGTCAAGGCAGTGGGTCCACGCATGCAGGCTCAATCATACGGAATCGGTTTTCCTCTTAATAGCAGCCTGAGAAATGACGTCAATATCGCTTTTCTGCAGCTTGTTGAGTCTGGCAAGTATGCTGAAATATACCGTAAATGGTTTGGAACAGACCCCAACCCCAGATAG
- the glnP gene encoding glutamine ABC transporter permease GlnP, which translates to MDFQFQFVLNTLPQLMKGVKLTIYITFYGLVGGIILGTLTGLILAYRIPLLNIIGAGYVWIIRGTPIVVQAMFVYFALPLAMGIRLTGLYAAILVLAINAGAYIAEIVRGAVLSINKGLVDAGLALGLSRLQVTASVVGPLAFRRMIPPLGNQFIIGLKDTSLFIVIGVGELTRQGQEIMASSFRALEVWTAVAIIYLVLTTILALSLRWLERRMKII; encoded by the coding sequence ATGGATTTTCAATTTCAATTTGTTTTAAACACCCTGCCCCAGTTGATGAAAGGGGTTAAGCTGACCATTTACATTACCTTTTATGGCTTAGTTGGGGGCATCATACTCGGTACTCTTACCGGACTGATTCTGGCCTACAGAATTCCCCTGCTCAATATTATCGGAGCTGGATATGTATGGATTATCCGGGGAACTCCCATTGTTGTTCAAGCCATGTTTGTCTACTTTGCTCTGCCGCTGGCCATGGGCATACGCCTGACCGGACTTTATGCAGCCATACTTGTTCTGGCCATTAATGCCGGAGCATATATAGCGGAAATAGTCAGAGGCGCAGTACTATCCATCAATAAGGGTCTGGTAGATGCAGGCCTGGCGCTGGGACTGTCCAGATTGCAGGTGACTGCTTCTGTTGTAGGCCCCCTGGCTTTTCGCAGAATGATTCCTCCCCTTGGCAACCAGTTCATTATAGGACTCAAGGATACGTCTTTGTTCATTGTAATTGGGGTCGGCGAGCTCACCCGACAGGGACAGGAAATCATGGCTTCTTCATTTCGCGCCCTGGAAGTTTGGACGGCAGTAGCAATTATATATCTTGTACTGACCACAATACTTGCGCTCTCATTACGCTGGCTTGAACGGAGAATGAAAATAATATGA
- the glnQ gene encoding glutamine ABC transporter ATP-binding protein GlnQ, producing the protein MKIVECKKVCKSFGELKVLRDIDLSINTGEVVVTLGPSGSGKSTLLRCINVLEKITSGELIVDGMSVTDPKTDIRLIRQEAGMVFQQFNLFPQMTALENVAFGPRKVRKSSKKDAHALARELLGKVGLAERASYYPSQLSGGQQQRVAIARALAVKPKLMLFDEPTSALDPELKGEVLSVMRSLAEEGMTMIVVSHEINFALNVGSRLIFMDDGKIIHDGSPRELYENPPTERLNDFLHNIQ; encoded by the coding sequence ATGAAAATTGTTGAATGTAAAAAAGTTTGTAAAAGTTTCGGTGAACTTAAGGTTTTACGTGACATTGATCTATCCATAAATACCGGGGAAGTGGTGGTAACCTTAGGACCCTCAGGGTCCGGCAAATCAACCCTGCTTCGCTGCATCAATGTTCTGGAAAAAATTACATCGGGAGAACTGATTGTTGACGGCATGAGCGTTACAGACCCCAAGACTGATATACGCCTCATCAGACAGGAAGCCGGCATGGTATTTCAGCAATTCAATCTTTTTCCACAAATGACTGCATTGGAAAATGTTGCCTTTGGACCAAGAAAGGTAAGAAAATCCTCCAAAAAGGATGCCCACGCTCTGGCCAGGGAACTCCTCGGAAAAGTGGGCCTTGCTGAAAGAGCCAGCTATTACCCCTCCCAGCTTTCAGGGGGGCAGCAACAAAGAGTAGCCATTGCCAGAGCCCTGGCAGTTAAACCAAAACTAATGCTTTTTGATGAACCTACATCAGCACTTGACCCCGAACTTAAGGGAGAAGTGCTTTCAGTAATGCGTTCCTTAGCTGAAGAAGGCATGACCATGATCGTGGTTTCCCACGAAATCAACTTCGCACTTAATGTCGGCAGCAGGCTCATTTTTATGGATGACGGCAAAATCATCCATGACGGCTCTCCGAGAGAACTCTACGAAAATCCTCCTACTGAACGGCTCAACGACTTTCTGCACAACATACAATAG
- a CDS encoding diguanylate cyclase, with amino-acid sequence MSDSGRAKILIVDDTPTNIQVLAEILGQDYEIFFALNGYEAIAMAEAQQPDVILLDIMMPKMDGFEACRKLKENPATKSIPVIFITALTMEEDEARGFEIGAVDYITKPIRPAVVRARVKNHLELKRYRDYLENISMKDGLTGVANRRRLDEYLDQEWRRSKRQKEHISLLMLDIDHFKLYNDNYGHSAGDECLKKIATTIESSLSRPADLAARFGGEEFACVLPETDLDGAKNIAEKIHKNIFDLAIPHEYSPVSSIITMSIGIAATIPKNGLSVENFIQNADKMLYEAKRSGRNSIKAQEF; translated from the coding sequence ATGTCAGACTCAGGTCGTGCCAAAATACTGATAGTGGATGACACTCCTACCAACATCCAGGTCCTCGCAGAAATTCTCGGCCAGGATTATGAAATATTCTTTGCACTGAATGGATATGAAGCCATTGCAATGGCTGAAGCACAGCAGCCAGATGTCATTCTGCTGGACATCATGATGCCCAAGATGGACGGGTTTGAAGCTTGCAGGAAACTTAAGGAAAATCCGGCCACAAAATCCATTCCGGTCATTTTTATTACTGCGTTGACCATGGAAGAAGATGAAGCCAGAGGATTTGAAATCGGAGCGGTTGATTATATCACCAAGCCCATCAGACCGGCAGTAGTGCGAGCAAGAGTCAAAAATCATCTGGAACTCAAAAGGTACCGTGATTACTTAGAGAATATTTCCATGAAGGACGGTCTGACAGGAGTAGCCAACAGAAGAAGGCTTGACGAATACTTAGACCAGGAATGGCGTAGATCCAAGCGGCAGAAAGAGCATATATCGCTTCTTATGCTGGATATTGACCACTTCAAGCTCTACAATGATAATTACGGCCACTCTGCTGGTGATGAATGTCTAAAAAAAATTGCTACAACAATTGAAAGTTCTTTGTCCAGACCTGCGGACCTGGCAGCAAGGTTCGGCGGAGAAGAGTTCGCATGCGTACTTCCTGAAACTGACCTTGATGGAGCAAAAAATATAGCTGAAAAAATCCATAAAAATATTTTTGATTTGGCCATCCCACATGAGTATTCTCCTGTAAGTTCCATCATAACTATGAGCATCGGCATTGCAGCCACAATTCCAAAAAATGGTCTGTCTGTGGAAAATTTCATCCAAAATGCAGACAAAATGCTTTATGAAGCCAAAAGATCAGGTCGCAACAGCATTAAAGCTCAAGAATTTTGA
- a CDS encoding AsmA family protein: MFKVFKIALMLAGILLTIFILAAILIPMLIDVNDHKDRISQEIENVTGYQVVIDGDVELSFVPWIGIGLGQTHVNNPPGFDDTPMASLEQLQIRIKFWPLFAGRLEAEKIVLNGLNLDLIKDENGRANWLYAFDDAEKMVQEEIPLNDELPADTDEQTSGFFFLMPDIEGLAISNAGISYDDRQNNTGFSLSDFHLSTSRIALDLPISIEGGFNLKINEPDLGFKNNFSTTMLLDTSSQVLSGQNFDMSFNIQGDILPEDITDGHIVFDVNYNLQENSVQVPAFQFDMLKTELMGHFGVSGMNSIPAVSFNIEGRNITQNMFMVPTASGTKAENQDYSGDNKHSPMDLSFLNDFSLDGELTLYDTLISDVTIDHLYLKISSRNGRMDISPFNARLYQGEQTAEVSLEDLDGVLQITARQTLKDLQTGPLITDITQKKFFSGKADMDLSLVTSGHNPDALIANLAGSSSVQITDGVIKGIDLERMIRDVFAVSAGEINTLTQRQGETEFTSLGADFDINQGIASSQNLLLNSPAIKLQGDMVINLLESSMISHSQVSLDGALKQEIEARHNTRDPRIPLRVHGPLDNLSFGLDNEAVLRSLILRHGDGAARKLLDAITSPDEEPETSEPQSDALEGLLRRIMP; encoded by the coding sequence ATGTTTAAAGTATTTAAAATCGCCCTGATGCTGGCAGGTATATTACTGACCATTTTCATTCTGGCGGCCATACTAATACCCATGCTTATTGATGTTAATGACCATAAAGACAGAATTTCTCAGGAGATTGAAAATGTTACAGGTTATCAGGTTGTCATTGACGGGGATGTGGAGCTTTCCTTTGTCCCATGGATAGGGATTGGGCTGGGACAAACTCATGTCAACAATCCTCCCGGTTTTGACGACACACCCATGGCATCCTTAGAGCAACTTCAAATCAGGATCAAATTCTGGCCACTTTTTGCAGGAAGACTTGAGGCTGAAAAAATCGTGCTCAATGGCTTGAATTTAGACCTGATCAAAGATGAGAATGGTCGGGCAAACTGGCTGTATGCTTTTGATGATGCAGAAAAAATGGTTCAGGAAGAAATACCCCTCAATGATGAATTGCCTGCTGATACTGATGAACAAACCTCTGGCTTTTTCTTTCTGATGCCGGACATTGAAGGCCTTGCTATCTCCAACGCTGGAATTTCTTATGATGATCGGCAGAACAATACAGGATTTTCACTATCGGATTTTCACCTCAGCACCAGCAGAATTGCCCTTGACTTGCCTATTAGTATTGAAGGTGGCTTTAATCTGAAAATTAACGAACCAGACCTTGGCTTCAAAAATAATTTCAGTACAACAATGTTACTGGATACTTCCAGCCAGGTCTTAAGTGGACAAAACTTTGACATGAGTTTCAATATTCAGGGAGATATACTGCCTGAAGATATTACAGATGGACACATTGTCTTTGATGTTAATTACAATTTACAAGAAAATTCAGTTCAAGTACCGGCTTTCCAGTTTGATATGCTTAAGACTGAACTGATGGGTCATTTTGGAGTGAGTGGGATGAACTCGATTCCTGCTGTTTCTTTCAACATTGAAGGTAGAAATATCACTCAAAATATGTTTATGGTTCCAACTGCTTCAGGTACCAAGGCAGAAAATCAGGATTATTCCGGTGACAATAAGCACTCGCCCATGGATCTATCATTTTTAAACGACTTTTCTTTAGATGGAGAGCTGACACTTTATGACACTTTAATTTCCGATGTGACTATAGACCATTTATATCTAAAAATTTCATCTCGAAATGGACGTATGGACATTTCTCCTTTCAATGCACGACTTTATCAGGGTGAACAGACAGCAGAAGTGTCCCTGGAAGATCTGGATGGAGTATTGCAGATAACTGCCCGGCAAACCCTCAAAGATCTTCAGACTGGCCCGTTAATAACCGATATTACACAAAAAAAATTCTTTTCAGGCAAGGCTGATATGGATCTCAGCCTTGTTACATCTGGTCATAACCCCGACGCGTTAATTGCCAACCTTGCCGGCAGTTCCAGTGTGCAGATCACAGACGGTGTCATTAAAGGAATTGATCTGGAAAGGATGATAAGGGATGTATTTGCTGTTTCTGCCGGGGAAATCAACACCCTGACTCAGCGTCAAGGTGAAACAGAATTTACCAGCCTTGGAGCTGACTTTGATATTAACCAGGGCATTGCAAGTTCACAAAATTTGCTGCTCAATTCTCCAGCGATTAAACTGCAGGGCGATATGGTAATCAATTTACTTGAGTCATCCATGATTTCACACTCCCAGGTCAGTTTAGATGGAGCACTCAAGCAGGAAATTGAAGCACGCCACAATACACGTGATCCCAGAATACCGTTAAGAGTACATGGCCCCTTGGACAACCTTTCTTTCGGGCTTGACAATGAAGCAGTCCTAAGAAGCCTTATTTTGCGACATGGAGATGGTGCAGCGCGAAAACTTCTTGATGCTATCACTTCTCCAGACGAGGAACCAGAAACCTCTGAACCACAATCTGATGCTCTCGAGGGGCTGCTGCGCAGAATTATGCCTTGA
- a CDS encoding mucoidy inhibitor MuiA family protein — MKSFFWSLLFILINCTSVYSTPKKVLIFPDSARVWAEDTLAPLDHEGRVILKLSLPPQAQPESIIVNLSHDSRANVTDIAWNRSDYAELDKIIQLQQQLKELKHNRSELKASLNSTITGKVFWEEQARFQASDISVMEHIQSAISSNLHRLYIDIDKYEEELEKINDKIKNIQNRLQEVSGPDNKNWLVKIFLDEVSTDKNIFVEYNYILNNCGWKSFYRLEADPGNSNINFSWEAEVWQGSGTDWKDVHVSLATLEPIRRLTPGTIPPWRIEPVQDKTPAPGRIAARTTMEHYSAADMLMSSAPAPELERTSSFSQWRLGNRTIEAGTKVRIPLEQENWPAEFTYLLRPSIDNQAFIRAETEFEQAKDLPPGQAVFLLEGAVIGKRHIRIAGTEETLFFGSDPFVTSELVIRDKKSGARGIIANRQTFLWDFLIRLENQHQYPVSIRLEEPDPIIGDERIKTSFEFLPKPDKREDNLIIWNLSLNQNESSTMEIIINIEAPRDMDINWGWRR; from the coding sequence ATGAAGTCATTTTTTTGGTCTCTTCTGTTTATTTTGATAAACTGTACCTCAGTTTACTCCACTCCAAAAAAAGTTCTCATTTTTCCCGATTCAGCAAGAGTGTGGGCTGAGGACACCTTAGCCCCTCTGGACCATGAAGGGCGGGTTATTCTGAAATTGTCCCTTCCGCCCCAGGCCCAACCTGAATCCATAATTGTTAACCTGAGTCATGACTCCAGAGCAAATGTCACGGATATTGCATGGAATAGAAGTGATTACGCAGAACTTGATAAAATTATTCAACTACAGCAACAGTTAAAAGAGCTGAAGCACAATAGATCAGAACTGAAGGCCTCCCTGAACTCCACCATAACCGGCAAGGTCTTCTGGGAAGAACAGGCCCGTTTTCAAGCTTCGGATATTTCAGTCATGGAACATATCCAGTCAGCTATATCCTCCAACCTGCACCGTCTGTATATTGATATTGACAAATACGAAGAAGAACTGGAAAAAATTAATGATAAAATTAAAAATATCCAGAACAGACTGCAAGAGGTTTCAGGACCGGACAACAAGAACTGGCTTGTAAAAATATTTCTTGATGAAGTTTCCACAGACAAGAATATTTTTGTAGAATACAACTATATACTTAATAACTGTGGCTGGAAATCTTTTTATCGTCTTGAAGCAGATCCAGGAAATTCCAACATCAATTTTTCATGGGAAGCAGAAGTCTGGCAAGGCAGCGGGACCGACTGGAAAGATGTACACGTCAGTCTAGCGACTTTAGAGCCCATACGCCGCCTGACACCCGGCACCATTCCTCCATGGAGGATTGAACCTGTGCAGGATAAAACACCAGCTCCAGGAAGAATCGCCGCGCGAACTACCATGGAGCATTATTCGGCTGCAGATATGCTCATGAGTTCTGCACCTGCTCCTGAACTTGAGAGAACATCGTCTTTTTCTCAGTGGCGTCTTGGAAATCGAACCATTGAAGCCGGCACTAAGGTAAGGATTCCTCTGGAACAGGAGAACTGGCCAGCTGAATTTACTTACCTGCTGAGACCAAGCATTGACAATCAGGCTTTTATTAGAGCAGAGACTGAGTTTGAACAGGCAAAAGACTTGCCCCCCGGACAGGCAGTGTTTCTCCTGGAAGGTGCAGTAATCGGCAAGAGACATATCCGCATAGCGGGCACAGAGGAAACCCTGTTTTTTGGATCTGATCCCTTTGTAACATCCGAGCTGGTAATTAGAGACAAAAAATCAGGAGCCAGGGGCATAATTGCCAACAGACAGACATTTTTATGGGATTTTTTGATTCGTTTGGAAAATCAGCATCAATATCCCGTATCAATAAGACTGGAAGAGCCGGATCCGATAATTGGAGATGAACGAATCAAGACTTCTTTCGAGTTTTTGCCCAAACCCGATAAACGTGAAGACAATTTAATCATCTGGAACCTTAGCCTTAATCAAAATGAATCATCAACAATGGAAATAATCATCAATATAGAAGCCCCCAGGGATATGGACATAAACTGGGGATGGAGACGGTAG